A genome region from Brienomyrus brachyistius isolate T26 chromosome 23, BBRACH_0.4, whole genome shotgun sequence includes the following:
- the psmb9a gene encoding proteasome subunit beta type-9: protein MLEESPEPSWLSEEVKTGTTIIAIEFDGGVVLGSDSRVSAGESVVNRVMNKLSPLHDKIYCALSGSAADAQTIAEVVNYQLDVHSIEIGEEPLVRSAATLVKNISYKYKEELSAHLIVAGWDRRAGGQVFVTLDGLLCRQPFAVGGSGSSYIYGFVDAEYRAGMSRRQCQEFVVNTLSLAMSRDGSSGGVAYIVTIDKKGTEEKCILGNELPTFFDN, encoded by the exons ATGCTGGAGGAATCGCCTGAGCCTTCCTGGCTTTCCGAGGAAGTCAAAACAGGG ACCACTATCATAGCCATCGAGTTTGATGGTGGAGTGGTGCTGGGATCAGATTCCCGCGTTTCTGCCGg GGAGTCTGTGGTGAATCGGGTGATGAACAAACTCTCCCCCCTCCATGACAAAATCTACTGCGCTTTGTCTGGTTCTGCTGCTGATGCTCAGACCATTGCAGAGGTTGTCAACTACCAGCTGGATGTGCACAG CATAGAAATAGGGGAGGAGCCCCTGGTCCGCTCAGCAGCGACTCTGGTGAAGAACATCTCATACAAGTACAAGGAGGAACTGTCCGCTCATCTCATTGTGGCCGGCTGGGACAGGCGGGCGGGGGGGCAG GTGTTTGTGACCCTGGATGGCCTCCTGTGCAGACAGCCCTTCGCAGTGGGCGGCTCCGGCAGCTCTTACATCTACGGCTTCGTTGATGCTGAGTACCGAGCAGGCATGAGCCGCAGGCAGTGCCAGGAATTTGTCGTCAACA CTCTGTCTTTAGCCATGAGCAGAGATGGCTCCAGTGGAGGTGTGGCCTACATCGTAACTATCGACAAGAAGGGAACAGAGGagaagtgcattctgggaaatgagCTGCCCACTTTTTTTGACAATTGA
- the psmb12 gene encoding proteasome 20S subunit beta 12, whose protein sequence is MDTRIKGVSTGTTILAAKFNGGVLIGSDSRASIGSYVASKAINKLIQVHDKIFCCIAGSLADAQAATRAAKFQLSFHSIQMDSPPLVQAAASVMRDLCYSNREDLQAGFITAGWDRKKGPQVYTVSLGGMLVSQPFTIAGSGSTYIYGYVDAKYRPDMSREECLQFATNALTLAIGRDNVSGGVVHLVVITEDCAEHVVIPGDKLPKFHDQ, encoded by the exons ATGGACACAAGAATCAAAGGCGTTAGTACGGGC ACCACTATACTGGCAGCTAAGTTCAATGGAGGAGTTCTAATTGGATCCGATTCCAGGGCCTCAATAGG GTCCTATGTGGCCTCCAAGGCCATCAACAAGCTGATCCAGGTTCATGACAAGATATTCTGCTGCATCGCTGGTTCCCTGGCAGACGCACAGGCAGCTACACGGGCAGCTAAGTTCCAGCTGTCATTCCACAG CATCCAGATGGACTCCCCTCCTCTAGTCCAGGCCGCAGCCTCTGTGATGCGAGATCTTTGCTACAGCAACAGGGAGGATCTGCAGGCTGGCTTCATCACCGCAGGCTGGGACCGGAAGAAAGGCCCACAG gtgtacacagtGTCTCTTGGCGGGATGTTAGTCAGTCAGCCGTTCACCATCGCAGGGTCAGGCAGCACCTACATCTACGGTTATGTGGATGCGAAGTACAGGCCTGACATGAGCCGAGAGGAGTGCCTGCAGTTTGCCACTAATG CTCTCACTTTAGCAATCGGCAGGGACAATGTGAGCGGCGGTGTTGTCCACCTGGTGGTGATCACAGAAGACTGTGCGGAGCATGTCGTCATCCCTGGGGACAAGTTACCCAAATTCCATGACCAGTAG
- the psmb13a gene encoding proteasome 20S subunit beta 13a, protein MALSYVIEPSLPGFNFENSGRNVALDGILNEGNAKAPTPLKTGTTIAGVVCKDGVVLGADTRATSSEVVADKMCAKIHYIAPNIYCCGAGTAADTEKTTDLLSSNLAIFSLNSGRNPRVVMAMQILQDLLFRYRGQIGAHLILGGVDCAGSHLYTVGPYGDMDKVPYLAMGSGDLPAMGILEDGFRANMELEAAKALVRDAIHAGIMSDLGSGNNIDICVITRQGVDYIRSYEESAYKDKRQRRYKYKAGTTAVLGERVVPLELVQETVQKMDIA, encoded by the exons ATGGCGCTATCTTATGTCATAGAACCTTCTTTACCAGGTTTTAATTTCGAAAATTCGGGAAG GAATGTTGCTCTCGACGGCATACTCAATGAGGGAAATGCAAAGGCCCCTACGCCTCTAAAGACAGGGACCACCATAGCTGGTGTCGTCTGTAAG GATGGTGTGGTGTTGGGCGCAGACACTCGAGCGACCTCCAGTGAAGTTGTGGCTGACAAGATGTGTGCCAAGATCCACTACATTGCGCCTAACATCTA TTGCTGTGGAGCTGGGACGGCTGCAGACACAGAGAAGACGACAGATCTCCTCTCCTCCAACCTCGCCATCTTCTCCCTGAACAGCGGCAGAAACCCGCGTGTTGTGATGGCCATGCAGATTCTCCAGGACCTGCTCTTTAG GTACCGGGGCCAGATCGGAGCACATCTCATCCTTGGGGGAGTCGACTGTGCAGGCAGCCATCTCTATACTGTTGGGCCATATGGAGACATGGACAAAGTGCCATACCTGGCAATGG GGTCTGGTGATCTTCCTGCAATGGGGATACTGGAGGATGGTTTCAGAGCTAATATGGAG CTGGAGGCAGCAAAGGCACTAGTCCGTGATGCCATCCATGCAGGAATCATGAGCGACCTGGGCTCAGGAAATAACATAGACATATGTGTCATAACCAGACAAGGAGTGGATTACATCAGGTCCTATGAAGAGTCTGCCTACAAAGACAAAAG GCAGAGGAGGTATAAGTACAAGGCAGGGACCACTGCAGTGCTGGGGGAGAGGGTCGTCCCACTGGAGCTGGTCcaggagacagtgcagaaaatGGACATCGCCTGA
- the psmb8a gene encoding proteasome subunit beta type-8 isoform X1, translating to MALCDVITYRVQSEIHGQLFGTGPKPPVDRTSHFAFGTKTQEFAVPVGVDPSAFLKSCSSEGGVSIDMNHGTTTLAFKFRHGVIVAVDSRASAGSYIASKEANKVIEINPYLLGTMSGSAADCQYWERLLAKECRLYKLRNKERISVSAASKLLSNMMCAYKGMGLSMGSMICGWDKKGPGLYYVDDDGTRMSGRMFSTGCGNSYAYGVVDSGYREDLTVEEAYELGRRGIAHATHRDAYSGGVVNLYHMQEDGWIKVCKEDVSELIHKYRKGMF from the exons ATGGCCCTATGTGACGTTATTACTTATAGAGTTCAGTCGGAGATCCATGGACAGCTGTTCGGGACCGGACCGAAGCCGCCCGTGGACCGGACCAGCCACTTCGCGTTCGGGACCAAAACTCAAGAATTTGCAGTGCCAGTGGGAGTTGAT CCCTCAGCGTTTCTGAAATCCTGCAGCAGTGAAGGGGGGGTGTCCATTGATATGAATCATGGCACCACTACGCTGGCTTTTAAGTTCCGCCATGGCGTGATCGTTGCTGTGGACTCCAGGGCTTCGGCTGGAAGCTATATTG CTTCGAAGGAGGCCAACAAGGTGATCGAGATCAACCCTTACCTGCTGGGCACCATGTCAGGCAGTGCTGCTGACTGCCAGTACTGGGAAAGACTGCTGGCCAAAGAGTGCAG ACTTTACAAGCTGCGGAACAAAGAGCGGATCTCGGTCTCTGCGGCCTCCAAGCTGCTATCCAACATGATGTGTGCGTACAAGGGGATGGGCCTGTCCATGGGCAGCATGATCTGCGGCTGGGATAAGAAG GGTCCTGGCTTGTACTACGTTGATGACGACGGCACCCGGATGTCTGGCCGCATGTTCTCCACGGGCTGTGGGAACAGCTATGCTTATGGGGTGGTGGACAGTGGCTACAGGGAAGACCTGACCGTGGAGGAGGCGTATGAGCTGGGCCGCCGTGGAATCGCCCATGCTACACACAGGGACGCCTACTCCGGAGGAGTGGTCAACT TGTATCACATGCAGGAGGACGGCTGGATCAAGGTGTGTAAAGAAGACGTGTCAGAGCTGATTCACaagtacagaaaaggcatgttttaA